GTGTTGCTGTATTTCTCCATGCTGCCTTAGGAGCAGCTTTGTCCTCTCACTCAGAGGCTGACAGTGAGTCTGTCTCCTTGGCTTGCTTTAATCTTTCCGTCCTTGTGGCCCGTGCCTGCAAGGGAACTCAACTGTGGGTCTGTTGTCTTTGCTTGAGCTGGAGACGTGGATTGCTGCATGGTGTTTATGCACATTTATTTTTAGCAGCTGAACTATGCAGTGTGGCCAGCTTTGACTTGGTCTGTTTTTCAGTGGTGACCAACTATTTTTAGAGATTCATCAATGTACGTTAATCACAGTGCCAAAgagctgattattttttttccatttaagctCTGATAAAAGGTAAAAAGCATTTTCTCTAATGATCCAGTTGTAGCCTTGTCCCTTACAGCAAGAAGAGGGAATAATCTTTTGCCCTCTGAGACTTCTGGCTTTGCTCTACCTACTGTTTGGTTTTGTTCAGGTATATTGCTTGGTCTCAGCCTTCAGATCCCATTTACCTTCTTATAAACATCAAGCTCTTGCGTCACCGCTGTGTTTTTGTCATCTAGAAGCAGCTTGGCCGTGTTGTCAGTTCTGCTGCCAACAGTGTTGGTATGCAGCTGGGGAAGTAAACACGCGGGGGGTGTTTCGGATGGTCAGACTAGAAGGACAGGCGTTGCGAGCTCAACTTCCGCGCTGTGCGTGGGGCGCGCTGGCTCCCTCAGTGTCAGTCATGTGGAGATGCTAATTGCAAAATGAGGAGGAAGGGGAACTGCTAACAAAGGTGGAATTTGTTTCTAAAGGGCTTAGGTGAGAATAACATCCGGGGAGTAGCCTAAAGCACTTGTTTGTTTTCTAAGTAGCAGAGAGGTGCTGAGGTTTGCTCGCTGTCTCTGTTAGGGACACATGACCGTGCTGGTGCCTAGGAGCTCCCCTGCCTCCTTTTGTCTATGGAAACTCATTCCAGGGGTTGTAGGGCTTTGCCTTTGAGAGAAACCTGCTCATCTTGATGGCTTCATCCCTTCTTAGCAttgttttctctctgctctgcccGAGTATCAGCACACCACACTTACTAGCATACTGAAAATAGATGTGAGTGTTGTTTTAGCAGTCTCTGGACTGGATTGTCCAGGGCAGGGAAGCACCGCCTGGAGATCCCCAAGCAGAAACGGGCCCGGCAGTTTCACACAGCGCTGCTCCCGAGCTGACAGAGCTTGAAGGGCTGGACAGCGCTAGGATAAAACTGTGCCTGGGGCCCGAGGTGGGACTGTCCCACCGCGCTGTGCAGGGGAGATGCCCCTTCTCAAGGCAGCGATGGCTCAGAGCTCCTGATGCTGTCATCAGGTGCATGACACCCTCTAGAAGAGGAGCACTGGTGTTGGTACGGATGGTCCCTGGTGGAGGAGAGGTTGTGGGGCAGCATGGTGAGAGGGGAGGTCACGAAACACTGCTGCACTCTGCACGCCTGTCCTCTGCTCAGGATTAATATGGCTGTGAGTGACCTAGATCATCCCAGCCTACACCCTGTGCTCCTTCCAGAGCTGTAGTGCTCAGGTCCTGGAAACCCACGGAGCCAACCATCCGTTCTCCTTTCTCGCTGCAGTGGCAGGGGAGACGCTGCAGAGCTAGCAGGGGACCCAGGCAGGGAGCGGTGCTCTGTTTGCTCGTGCCTCTGCTCTCGCCCCTTGGCCTATTTCCTCCTCCTTGACaggctgtttttttgttgttgttttggggggggggggtggttgtttttttaagtgccttGATGATTGTAAATGCATGGACGTTTGGGGGTTAGCCCTGGCCTGGGAGGTGGAGTGGCACTGCCCTGGTCACCTCATCAGTGGCGCAGGAAAAAGCTCACCTCCTAAAGGCCTGCCAGCAGGCACAAAGGCTCCGTCTCCCCTGGAATACAGCTGGACTTGGCAGAGGTTTCTTTGCCCTGGTGATACCAGGAGATGTGTgggcctccttcccttccttctcaccAGCTGACATTAACTTCTCTTTATTGTTTCTTTGCAGGCTCGTCTCCGGTTCCCCATTGACTACCCCTATTCTCCTCCTGCCTTTAGGTTCTTAACGAAAATGTGGCACCCCAATATCTATGAGGTAGGTCACCCAGGACAGTGTGAGAGCTTCTGGGACAGATGGGGAGGGCACAAACCTACTTACCGCAAAGTTGTGGGATGAAAACCCCAGCCTTTGTCACGGGCAAAGCGCTGGAAACTCCATGCCTTTAGAGCTTAGTGCCTGGCATCAGAAATGCAGCTAACCCGGGCTTGCTGTCTCCTGTGACAGCCTGTCTTCTTTCCTGGGACTGGTTCCAGGGTTAGTCAGACTTTCCAGGCTTGAAGGCTGCCATGCTTGGCTAGTGGGATTGTGCTTAAGCCAAGAGAGGCTGCAGAGCGAGCAAGTGatctgcagggtcctgcagctgtgTGCTGTGGAAGGCTGTTTGGAGGGCGCTGGGATACATGGGGTTGGCTTGTGTCAAGCGAGTGCCGGGAGGGCTGTGTAGTTGATCGCTAGGCAGCCTTGTCTGTACTGTATTAGCAGTATGGGATGCTTATCTGAGGCCTGAAGGTGCAGGTATCGTAGCTGGGGCAGCCACCTCTGCTGTCCCTTCCTAGGGACCAAAAGCGCCTGGCTGGGATTTTCTCACCTGATTTAAGCTAAAGTGAAGAGCAAGCAGGGTACTGGGTACAGAGAGTTGAACTGCTTGTGGAAGGCGCTTGGGGCAGCAGTTCCTAAGGAGCTCATTTCACGCGTGCTTTCAGACCGGCGACGTCTGCATCTCAATCCTCCACCCGCCAGTGGACGATCcgcagagcggggagctgccatCTGAGCGGTGGAACCCCACCCAGAACGTGCGGTAAGGACACCACCGGGACGGAGCTGGGGAGCACCGGCAAGAGTTCATCTGGGGCAGGGGTGGAAAAGACAGGGGAGATGGAGACTGCTTTCCACTCCCAAAGCCTGCAGGAGATgccttttccttgcttttgagGTTCTTGACTGTCTGGCACTCAGGCTGTGTGCTCTGTTGAAGGACAGCTAAAAGTTGCACAGGAGCATGTGTGAGCTGAGCAGCCTGTGCACTGCTGTCCTCTGCCTTGCCCAGGGGGGACATGCTCTGCTCCTGTAAAATATACCCTCGCAGGTGGGCCAGCACCAAGCTTTCCCGTGACCCACGGGATGCGGCAGCACCGTGACACTCGAGGCTGGCTGGTATTTGCTGGAGTGCAGGCAGTTACTCGCTGACCCACCTTGGGTCTTACCTGCTCATGTTTTTTGTTTGCCAGGACCATTCTCCTGAGCGTGATCTCACTGCTGAATGAACCCAACACGTTTTCTCCAGCCAATGTGGATGCTTCAGTGATGTACCGCAAATGGAAGGAAAGTAAAGGGAAGGATCGGGAGTACACGGACATCATCAGGTGCGTAGTGAGCTGAGCCCAGACTCAGCAGAACTGGTGCTTAACCAAGGGGAGGGAATGTTTGTAAGTAGAGTGGAAGGCAAGTGCATCAAAAACATTCCCCCAGCaacactgcagtgctgagaaGACTTCTAATTAAGCTGTGATCTTGCGTGACACAGCAGGTGCCAGGATCTTGAGGGCATATCTGCCCTGTTAGCTCCCATCTGCTGGCTGGTAGGAGGAAGGATTCTGGCTCTGAGTATGGCCTTTGAGGAGAAGCTTGGCTGGGTTACACACCCAGCTCTGATGTCAGGCGAAGCCCTGGCTCTTTTCCACTCCAGAGCTGGGGATCTGGATGTGCAGCCGACTTGCCAGCACTGCCCTGCTGTCAGGGCTGCGTCATGGGACTGGCACTTGGAGGCGGTGAGCTGCGGACTGGCCAGCCCTGGCATGATGGCAAGAGGGTGCCCTCAGCACGTGTTATCGTGCAGCCACGACAGCGCTCTCCCTGCCTCGTCCTTGCTTGCCAGTCTTGCGACAGTGCAGGCCAGCGACTCTCGAGCTGAGGCATGTGGGGGAAGAGCTCTGTCCCCAAATTGTCACCGGGCATCCTGAGCGGGATGAGCTGCACAGAGTGACCAGGACGTGCCCCATCAGAGCTTCTCTGTTCTCACCCCTGCAGGAAGCAAGTCTTGGGAACAAAGGTGGACGCTGAGCGGGATGGCGTGAAGGTCCCCACCACTCTGGCAGAGTACTGTGTGAAGACCAAGACTCCGGCCCCAGATGAAGGCTCAGACCTCTTCTATGATGACTATTATGAAGATGATGAgatggaggaggaagcagagagTTGCTATGGTGATGAGGATGACTCTGGCAACGAGGAATCTTGATGGCCTTCTGGCAGTTGCAAAACTTATTATAAACTACTGAATTTTACCTCAACTAGGACAAACTGGTTTGAATTTAGGATCTGTCAGCCCTGAAATTAACTCTCTACCTCGCAGGGAGACTCTTCTGCTGTTGTAAAGGAAAATACACCACTGTctttgtttaaggaaaaaaaaaaaaaaagaaaagcaaaaaaagaaaacaaaaaaagcacccAACCCCTATTTTATAAGCTTCCTGggtagggggtggggggaagggaaagtcACATTGAGACGTTCACAAATCCACAGTGACTGGGGAGCCGATGACCCTGGCTGGATTGAGGAATGACAGAAAATCCTGGTGTTGGCTGCCCTTTGGGCATGCTCGACTCGCCTTGAGCCCTGCGTGGGAGAAACGGTTTCAGGAGGCTGTGGAGCCAGTGAATAGTCACTTTGGGTGGGAGGCGCGTGAGCTTTTATGTAGCTTTCTGCAGCCTTTAAGCTGTCGGAGTGGGAACGGTGTCAGGGTAAGCAGTGCCTCCCTCGTGCTGCCTGGGGCTTCAGCCTCTCCCTGGCgtggccgtgctgctgtgctCACGGCCGCTAGAAGGAGCAGTCGGGTGTTGGCGCAGCTCAGCCCGGCTCCCGCGTGGGACCTTTCCGCCACCTCTTCCCGTGGCACCTGCTCCTGTGTGGAGCCGGCCCCGAGCGTCGGCTGTAGGGCCCAGGCGTCGGGGGCGCTCGGGGCAGGACGTGCAGCGCAGCTAGCGGGCACTGGCGCCAGGAGGGGCAGTTCGTAGTTTTTAAACTAGCTGGGAGGGGCGGGGTAGTCCTGaatccttctgcttctctgtttTTTGGAAACTATTTAATAAAGTACTTTAAGGGAACACCTGTGTTGTGTGTGGGTGGCTGAGGCTTGGCCTTTCCCCAGTCTGCGCTTGGGCTGGACAGGTTTTGATGCCAGCCTTGGACAAGCTCTTTGCCTGATGTTTGCAGCGCTGGCAGGAGGTGCAGGCTGCTGGGGCAAGGGGCTGGGAAGCTgggtctccccaggctgtggatCAGGGCTGGGCCGCAGGCTTTGAGCCCTCAGCaaacttcttccctccctccccaagctTGTGGCAAGAGCAGGAGTATTGGGCCAGTCTTGCCTTTAACCTTGAAGAGCATCTCTGCTGCTGGGCGTGTGGGGGGAGATAAATATTTGCTGAGAGTGTTTCCTGCCTCCGTGCCCTGAGCTTGCGGACCTGTCAGGACCAGACTGGCTCCCAACAGCTCCGTTTGGGAAGGGAGGCCTGGAGCTTTGGTCTCTGCTCTGGCAAAATTGCAGCTGTGAGGGGAAGGGCCTTTGCTCCCTGTGCCCTGGGCATTAGCCCCAGCACAGGGCcctgcagccacctctcccttTGCACGTGCGAGTATCgcccgcagcccctgccccgaGGGCCCCTTTCCTGCTCGGCCTCGCTGCGCCCCAGGGGAGCTGCCTTGTGCTCCGGCAGCAGCCAGGGCCTTTCCCCACCGAGCTGGGGGCTGTAGCCTGCCCCCCTTGAGCCGAGGGGGGCTGGGAGGCTGTGGCTGGACTCCCTGGGATTTTGCAGGAGGAGCGAGGGGTGAAAATAAGTGTGTGGATCACCCAAGCTGCAAGGAGAGGGGTGAGACTGTGTCTTGCTCCTC
This is a stretch of genomic DNA from Apteryx mantelli isolate bAptMan1 chromosome 30, bAptMan1.hap1, whole genome shotgun sequence. It encodes these proteins:
- the CDC34 gene encoding ubiquitin-conjugating enzyme E2 R1 produces the protein MARPLVPSSQKALLLELKGLQEEPVEGFRVSLVDEGDLYNWEVAIFGPPNTYYEGGYFKARLRFPIDYPYSPPAFRFLTKMWHPNIYETGDVCISILHPPVDDPQSGELPSERWNPTQNVRTILLSVISLLNEPNTFSPANVDASVMYRKWKESKGKDREYTDIIRKQVLGTKVDAERDGVKVPTTLAEYCVKTKTPAPDEGSDLFYDDYYEDDEMEEEAESCYGDEDDSGNEES